In Agarivorans gilvus, one genomic interval encodes:
- the fliJ gene encoding flagellar export protein FliJ gives MARRALYLMVERLQEQEQDAAKQMAEAQQQLSEFEAQLAHLEDYRRSYLEQALAKGVDGFYANSFHQYQIFIQKLEQASVQQRKSIEQLKKNVLLKRQQWLELQSRRKAMELLIDKQLKQQQQKQLREEQKLLDEYALYAHLRGQAS, from the coding sequence ATGGCCAGACGAGCCTTATATTTAATGGTGGAGCGCTTGCAGGAGCAAGAGCAAGACGCGGCCAAACAAATGGCAGAGGCACAGCAGCAGCTAAGCGAATTTGAAGCGCAGTTAGCCCATCTTGAAGATTATCGCCGTTCTTATTTAGAACAGGCTTTGGCGAAGGGAGTAGATGGTTTTTATGCTAATAGTTTTCACCAATATCAAATCTTCATTCAAAAGCTGGAACAAGCCAGTGTCCAACAACGTAAGTCTATTGAACAACTGAAAAAAAACGTATTGCTGAAGCGCCAGCAATGGCTGGAACTGCAGTCTAGACGAAAAGCCATGGAGCTGTTAATCGACAAACAGCTTAAGCAACAGCAGCAAAAGCAATTGCGTGAAGAGCAAAAGTTGCTAGATGAATATGCCTTATATGCGCACTTAAGAGGTCAAGCTAGCTAA
- the fliG gene encoding flagellar motor switch protein FliG, translating to MPNEDNVNPEEILAEMSGIERAAILMLSLNEDDAATIFRHLEPKQVQRLGMAMASLEDFSHERVVAVHRLFIDDIQKYTNIGIGSEDFVRKALTAALGEDRASSLVDQIIMGSGAKGLDSLKWMDARQVANIIQNEHPQIQTIVLSYLEAEQSAEILSQFAEKVRLDLMMRIANLEEVQPAALTELNEIMEKQFAGQAGAQAAKMGGLKAAANIMNFLDTNMEGMLMDSIRESDEEMAQQIQDLMFVFENLIDIDDRGIQTLLRDVPGELLQKALKGADDTLKDKIFNNMSKRAAEMLKDDLEAMGPIKVSEVETAQKEILSIARRLSEAGEIMIGGGGGDEFL from the coding sequence ATGCCAAATGAAGATAATGTAAATCCAGAGGAAATCCTCGCGGAGATGAGCGGCATAGAGCGCGCAGCGATCCTAATGCTTAGCCTCAATGAAGACGACGCCGCGACTATTTTTCGCCACTTAGAGCCCAAACAAGTACAACGTTTGGGTATGGCGATGGCTTCTTTGGAAGACTTTTCTCATGAGCGGGTGGTGGCTGTACATCGCCTATTTATCGACGATATTCAGAAATACACCAATATTGGTATTGGTAGCGAGGACTTCGTGCGTAAGGCATTGACGGCGGCCTTAGGTGAAGATCGCGCCTCTAGCTTGGTTGACCAAATTATTATGGGCAGCGGCGCGAAAGGCTTGGATTCATTGAAGTGGATGGATGCACGCCAAGTGGCCAATATTATTCAAAACGAGCACCCGCAAATTCAAACCATTGTTTTGTCTTATTTGGAAGCAGAGCAGTCAGCCGAAATTTTGTCTCAATTTGCCGAGAAAGTTCGTCTCGATTTGATGATGCGGATTGCCAATTTGGAAGAAGTTCAGCCTGCGGCATTGACCGAATTGAACGAAATCATGGAAAAACAGTTTGCCGGTCAAGCCGGAGCGCAAGCTGCCAAGATGGGCGGCCTGAAAGCGGCAGCCAACATTATGAACTTCCTCGATACCAACATGGAAGGCATGTTGATGGACTCTATCCGCGAAAGCGACGAGGAAATGGCTCAGCAAATTCAAGATTTGATGTTCGTATTCGAGAACCTTATCGATATCGACGACCGTGGTATTCAAACCTTGCTGCGTGATGTCCCTGGCGAGTTGCTACAAAAAGCACTCAAAGGTGCCGACGATACCTTGAAAGATAAGATCTTCAACAATATGTCGAAACGTGCTGCCGAGATGCTCAAAGATGACCTAGAAGCCATGGGCCCAATTAAAGTCAGTGAAGTTGAAACCGCACAGAAAGAAATTCTATCAATTGCTCGTCGCTTGTCCGAAGCGGGCGAAATTATGATTGGTGGCGGCGGTGGAGATGAGTTCTTATAA
- a CDS encoding flagellar assembly protein FliH, translated as MSEHDKSTEQQKAAKAADKADNDLMDEDDIAALLEQNQPTPSDASEPTQATSPAQEQSDIDDILADAQPSSSSTDAAMGEQNQQDPQDISWPLPDFTEPEDKQQQPASNAYNMKPAWFYEAPEEEEPEIEFEPMTIEELEALRQSAYEEGKAEGIAAGHEEGLAKGIEDGLEQGKQQGHQEGLAQGLSEGQQQIDELAGRWAGLIGQLHQPCQQLDQEVEQQVVELAMKLAAEIVQVELVTNPKVIVHTVKQAVAALPLQNQHIRIHLHPDDMAIVQSVFPPKPNRKSNGSYWLMEA; from the coding sequence ATGAGTGAACACGATAAATCCACTGAGCAGCAAAAAGCCGCGAAAGCGGCTGATAAGGCCGATAATGACTTGATGGACGAAGACGATATTGCGGCACTATTAGAGCAAAATCAGCCAACGCCCAGTGATGCTTCAGAGCCTACTCAAGCAACATCGCCAGCTCAAGAGCAAAGCGATATAGACGATATTTTGGCCGACGCGCAGCCGTCGTCATCTTCAACAGACGCTGCAATGGGTGAGCAAAACCAACAAGATCCACAAGATATTAGTTGGCCTTTGCCCGATTTTACTGAGCCTGAGGATAAACAGCAGCAACCAGCCAGTAACGCTTATAATATGAAGCCGGCCTGGTTCTATGAAGCGCCTGAGGAAGAAGAGCCAGAAATAGAATTTGAGCCGATGACCATCGAAGAGCTTGAGGCGCTGCGCCAATCGGCTTATGAAGAAGGCAAGGCTGAAGGGATTGCTGCGGGACATGAAGAAGGCTTAGCCAAGGGAATAGAAGATGGCCTCGAGCAAGGTAAGCAGCAAGGCCACCAAGAAGGTTTGGCTCAAGGCCTAAGTGAAGGCCAACAACAGATTGACGAGTTAGCGGGCCGCTGGGCAGGCTTAATTGGCCAATTACACCAGCCTTGTCAGCAATTAGATCAAGAAGTTGAGCAACAAGTGGTTGAGCTGGCCATGAAATTAGCCGCCGAAATTGTTCAAGTTGAATTGGTCACCAACCCTAAGGTCATCGTTCATACCGTGAAGCAGGCGGTAGCCGCGTTACCCTTACAGAACCAACATATTCGGATCCACCTACATCCCGATGATATGGCCATCGTGCAAAGTGTATTTCCCCCGAAACCCAACAGAAAAAGCAATGGCAGTTATTGGCTGATGGAAGCTTAA
- a CDS encoding flagellar hook-length control protein FliK: MEFLLTDSANSSPLGSLANAAVKPSAKAEDFAHLVKDLQAMPRAAKAVGLAVEKQMLRPDSATEEPGEPANPLELLKQLDNAKQIAEEISKSKEDAQSAQAELDDSTAEPSPESLDVGEDQQQDAEQALAPEAKHDKSESARQSPETGSQPQAEQSGRDLPPKQGGIASSASNASSTPSDAEHETAQSTSKATATNTQQDLANNAAKSADVQAAQTAKSKQAELELANNVGSSKQAETHDQSEQIAAQRVVKSEAVNAEKGLSGANVTAQPEDAAKQKAATQILSEKSQVTDKAQASDKTQVTDKIQVTDKANEAGAKLDGSKSASAPTVTEAEKSHQAAKTAVNSEQKPLATEPAKAAQASATSKQAHSEQGSQSATVSGSELSRNEAETDKSGPKSTPTLAEAKTAAPSATRGVNDAAAAKTQVEQQASNEAGVKLVSEQANSNEHAARLASEAKPSAPQSSPTTAKNTGVQAPSATDKSAVNQAAFEAMSQQSDQQDNHEQPEQQTQGHTQHGLQAAEAARQPEAASLFRAASGLDGLNRTESHHQELGLKQAQLANQVNDKANVVAERLNPAHYQAPAELNQRVQYMLSQGMQKAEIRLDPAELGSMHVRLQMNQDQQVSVHIQVQNPQAKEALEQTMPRLRDMLQQQGIELGQSQVNQQHSGSASQQGQGQASFSSARAENTQATEDLAEQDLTAVMAKQTNSDGIDYYA; this comes from the coding sequence ATGGAATTCCTGTTAACTGACTCAGCAAATAGCTCACCATTAGGTTCTTTGGCTAATGCTGCTGTTAAGCCTTCTGCAAAGGCTGAGGATTTTGCTCATTTAGTTAAAGATCTACAGGCCATGCCTCGCGCAGCGAAAGCTGTTGGTTTAGCTGTGGAGAAGCAAATGCTGCGCCCAGACTCCGCCACAGAAGAGCCTGGCGAGCCAGCTAACCCATTGGAATTACTGAAGCAATTAGATAATGCGAAGCAAATTGCCGAAGAGATAAGCAAGTCTAAAGAGGACGCTCAATCGGCGCAAGCCGAGCTTGATGATTCGACTGCCGAGCCGTCGCCAGAGTCCTTAGACGTGGGCGAAGATCAGCAGCAAGATGCTGAGCAAGCCTTAGCGCCTGAAGCAAAGCACGATAAGTCTGAGAGTGCTCGTCAATCACCCGAAACGGGCTCTCAGCCACAAGCGGAGCAAAGCGGCAGAGACTTGCCGCCTAAGCAAGGTGGCATCGCCTCATCTGCCTCAAATGCTTCATCAACGCCGTCAGACGCTGAGCATGAGACTGCGCAGTCTACTTCTAAAGCAACAGCCACAAATACTCAGCAGGATTTGGCTAACAACGCTGCGAAGTCGGCTGATGTGCAGGCAGCGCAAACGGCAAAGTCTAAGCAAGCAGAGCTTGAGCTGGCAAACAATGTGGGTTCTTCTAAGCAAGCTGAAACACATGACCAGTCTGAGCAAATAGCTGCGCAGCGGGTAGTAAAGTCTGAAGCTGTAAATGCAGAAAAAGGCTTGTCTGGGGCAAATGTAACAGCTCAACCAGAAGATGCCGCGAAACAAAAAGCCGCTACGCAAATTTTAAGTGAGAAAAGTCAAGTAACAGACAAGGCTCAAGCTAGCGATAAAACTCAAGTAACAGACAAAATTCAAGTCACCGATAAGGCTAACGAAGCTGGCGCCAAACTGGATGGAAGTAAGTCCGCGTCGGCGCCTACAGTAACTGAAGCTGAGAAATCGCATCAAGCGGCTAAAACTGCGGTAAATAGTGAGCAAAAGCCACTTGCGACTGAACCAGCTAAAGCCGCTCAGGCGAGCGCTACAAGTAAGCAAGCACATAGCGAGCAGGGCTCGCAAAGCGCCACTGTGAGTGGTTCTGAGTTAAGCCGCAATGAAGCTGAAACCGATAAAAGTGGCCCTAAGTCTACGCCAACCTTAGCGGAGGCTAAAACGGCAGCACCTTCTGCAACTCGGGGCGTAAACGATGCTGCGGCAGCCAAAACCCAAGTGGAGCAGCAAGCGAGCAACGAAGCCGGTGTGAAGCTGGTTAGTGAACAGGCAAATAGCAACGAGCATGCCGCGCGGCTGGCCAGTGAAGCAAAACCGAGCGCGCCTCAGTCGAGCCCGACCACAGCTAAAAATACAGGTGTTCAGGCTCCCTCGGCCACTGACAAAAGCGCGGTGAATCAAGCGGCTTTCGAAGCGATGAGTCAACAAAGTGATCAGCAGGATAACCATGAGCAGCCTGAGCAACAAACTCAAGGACACACCCAGCACGGACTGCAAGCCGCAGAGGCCGCTCGTCAACCAGAAGCGGCTAGTTTGTTTAGAGCGGCCAGTGGCCTAGATGGGCTTAATAGAACCGAGTCTCATCATCAGGAATTGGGGCTAAAACAAGCGCAGTTAGCTAATCAGGTTAATGACAAGGCGAATGTCGTAGCTGAGCGTTTAAACCCTGCGCACTATCAAGCGCCAGCCGAATTGAACCAACGAGTACAATATATGTTGAGTCAAGGGATGCAAAAAGCCGAAATACGGCTTGATCCTGCCGAGCTAGGTAGCATGCATGTTCGCTTACAAATGAATCAAGACCAGCAGGTATCGGTACATATTCAAGTACAAAACCCACAAGCAAAAGAAGCACTAGAGCAAACCATGCCGCGCTTGCGCGATATGTTGCAGCAGCAAGGGATTGAACTTGGACAAAGCCAAGTGAATCAGCAGCATTCTGGTAGCGCTTCTCAGCAGGGCCAAGGCCAGGCATCTTTTTCTTCCGCTAGAGCTGAAAATACTCAAGCGACAGAAGACTTAGCGGAGCAAGATTTAACAGCAGTGATGGCAAAACAAACAAATAGTGACGGGATTGATTATTACGCCTAG
- the fliE gene encoding flagellar hook-basal body complex protein FliE, protein MRVDSSPLFSELQSMAGEMKTGGIANDIAPSNNPLGTSSVSSDFGNLLKDAINNVNGLQSNANDLRTRFDLGDRSVGIGDVMIAAQKSSVAFDATVEVRNKLVEAYKDIMSMPV, encoded by the coding sequence ATGAGAGTAGATTCGAGCCCACTATTTAGCGAACTGCAATCCATGGCCGGTGAAATGAAAACTGGCGGGATTGCCAATGACATTGCGCCAAGCAATAACCCACTCGGTACTTCCTCCGTTAGCAGTGATTTCGGCAATTTACTAAAAGATGCCATCAATAACGTCAATGGATTGCAATCCAATGCCAATGACTTACGCACTCGCTTTGATTTGGGCGATCGCAGCGTAGGAATCGGTGATGTGATGATTGCTGCGCAAAAATCTAGCGTTGCCTTTGATGCAACGGTAGAAGTAAGAAATAAGCTGGTGGAAGCTTATAAAGACATTATGTCCATGCCTGTTTAA
- the fliI gene encoding flagellar protein export ATPase FliI gives MTLSQRLKQYQTEHLRNKPTVAGKLTRVVGLTLEAVGCRAPVGSLCMVETLDAYLEAEVVGFSGDKLFLMPSEQLTGVLPGARVIPMHESHGIPVGMELLGRVIDGVGKPLDGLGDIYCKQTTKLNSERLNPMARKPIKQPLDVGVRSINAVLTVGQGQRMGLFAGSGVGKSVLMGMMTRGTTADVVVVGLIGERGREVKEFIDEILGEEGRQRAVVIAAPADASPLMRLKGCDTTLTIAEYFRDQGLNVLLLMDSLTRYAQAQREIALAIGEPPATKGYPPSVFAKLPRLVERAGNGGEDQGSITAFFTVLTEGDDLQDPIADAARAILDGHIVLSRELADSGHYPAVDIEKSISRVMPAVTSEGHQQLARQLKSLNASYQQNQDLISIGAYQRGADKRIDLAIAMKPHMDQFLQQGMKEVVAYDESLTRMERTMQMANINAQSPIN, from the coding sequence ATGACGCTGAGCCAACGACTTAAACAGTACCAGACCGAGCACTTACGTAATAAACCGACAGTAGCCGGAAAATTGACACGGGTGGTTGGTTTAACCCTAGAAGCCGTGGGCTGTCGAGCCCCGGTGGGCTCACTATGTATGGTGGAAACCCTTGATGCATATTTAGAAGCCGAAGTGGTAGGTTTTTCTGGTGATAAATTGTTTCTTATGCCCAGCGAACAGTTAACTGGAGTGCTTCCTGGCGCACGAGTCATTCCGATGCATGAAAGCCATGGTATTCCGGTGGGTATGGAACTGCTGGGGCGGGTGATTGACGGTGTTGGTAAACCGCTGGATGGCTTGGGAGATATTTACTGTAAGCAAACCACCAAGTTAAATTCTGAACGTTTAAACCCGATGGCTCGTAAACCCATTAAACAGCCCTTAGATGTTGGGGTGCGGTCGATTAATGCGGTATTGACCGTGGGACAAGGTCAACGGATGGGCTTGTTTGCTGGCTCAGGGGTCGGTAAAAGTGTCTTAATGGGCATGATGACCCGAGGCACTACTGCCGATGTAGTGGTGGTAGGGTTGATTGGTGAACGGGGACGAGAAGTTAAAGAGTTCATCGATGAAATCCTTGGCGAAGAAGGGCGTCAGCGCGCCGTGGTGATTGCTGCGCCAGCTGATGCTTCGCCGCTAATGCGCTTAAAGGGCTGTGATACTACCTTAACCATTGCTGAATATTTCCGCGATCAGGGCTTGAATGTGTTGTTGTTAATGGACTCGCTGACTCGTTATGCGCAAGCTCAACGGGAAATCGCCTTAGCTATTGGTGAGCCTCCAGCCACCAAAGGTTATCCGCCCTCGGTATTTGCCAAGTTGCCGCGGCTAGTGGAGCGAGCCGGTAACGGCGGAGAAGACCAAGGTTCAATCACCGCATTCTTTACGGTACTCACCGAAGGTGATGATTTACAAGACCCTATTGCCGACGCGGCGCGGGCCATCTTAGATGGACATATCGTGTTGTCGCGGGAATTGGCCGATTCTGGCCACTATCCGGCGGTTGATATTGAAAAGTCGATTAGTCGGGTTATGCCAGCGGTGACCAGCGAAGGCCATCAACAGTTGGCTCGCCAGTTGAAATCTCTCAATGCTTCTTATCAACAAAATCAGGATCTTATCTCTATTGGTGCTTATCAACGAGGTGCTGATAAACGGATTGATTTAGCCATCGCGATGAAGCCACATATGGATCAGTTCTTGCAGCAAGGAATGAAAGAAGTGGTTGCTTATGACGAAAGTCTGACGCGGATGGAACGCACCATGCAAATGGCCAATATCAACGCTCAGAGCCCTATCAACTAA
- the fliF gene encoding flagellar basal-body MS-ring/collar protein FliF gives MSQEQALLGSNNDGDSLEATEQQSSALSFLSNGDVLRQIIMILALAICLAMAVFLLMWAKEPEMRPLGTMTTPELVETLDFLDAQKIPYTIEGNTVLVNAERYQDIKLQLRRSGLTDAPPAGEQILLNDMGFGVSQRLEGERLKLSRERQLATAIEQMKSISKAQVLLAIPKSNVFARREQQPSATVVVQLRSANGLQQEEIDSIVDIVASAVQGLVPTRVTVTDQHGRLLNSGSQDPLSSRTRKEFEMERKREEEYKDKIDAIMIPIVGVGNYTAEVDVTLDFTSVEQTQKRFNPDLPAVRSEYTIEDNNVGAGAIGIPGALTNQPPLPAEIPEQAGGATTQAQSGSSRKEATRNYELDTTISHTRSQVGVVRRLSVSVALDYNSQVSDAGETSREPRSAEELANIRRLLQGGVGFNLSRGDTLEVVSVPFSRPELVSEADLPIWEQAWFWRAMRIAGSVLVLIVLIVAVVRPMLNRILSSGEESEHAETDLDAALAAYENDDDLQLISADNTEIDFGIRDGQLKLPDLHKDEDMLKAVRALVANEPDLAAMVIKDWVINDAK, from the coding sequence ATGAGTCAGGAACAAGCACTGCTAGGTTCAAACAATGACGGTGATAGCTTGGAAGCAACAGAGCAACAAAGCTCGGCGCTTTCGTTCTTGAGCAATGGTGACGTGCTTCGTCAAATCATCATGATTTTGGCACTGGCCATTTGCTTGGCAATGGCGGTGTTTTTGCTGATGTGGGCCAAAGAGCCTGAAATGCGCCCACTGGGAACCATGACGACACCTGAGTTAGTGGAAACTTTGGACTTCCTCGACGCACAAAAAATTCCCTACACCATAGAAGGCAATACCGTACTGGTAAATGCCGAGCGCTATCAAGACATTAAGTTACAATTGCGTCGTTCAGGTTTAACTGATGCGCCTCCAGCAGGTGAGCAAATCCTGCTCAATGACATGGGCTTTGGTGTGAGTCAGCGCTTAGAGGGCGAACGCCTTAAGCTCAGTCGGGAACGTCAATTGGCCACCGCGATTGAGCAGATGAAATCCATTAGTAAAGCTCAAGTGCTACTAGCTATTCCTAAAAGTAATGTGTTTGCCCGTCGTGAACAACAGCCATCGGCCACTGTGGTCGTGCAACTGCGCTCCGCTAATGGTCTGCAGCAGGAAGAAATTGACTCGATTGTAGATATTGTTGCCTCGGCCGTTCAAGGTTTGGTACCAACTCGCGTAACTGTTACCGACCAACATGGCCGTTTATTAAACTCCGGCAGCCAAGACCCCTTATCTTCGCGAACTCGTAAAGAATTTGAAATGGAGCGCAAGCGCGAAGAAGAGTACAAAGATAAGATTGATGCCATCATGATCCCCATTGTTGGGGTGGGCAATTACACTGCCGAAGTGGATGTGACGCTTGATTTTACTTCGGTTGAGCAGACCCAAAAGCGTTTTAACCCCGATCTACCCGCCGTGCGCAGTGAATACACTATTGAAGACAACAATGTGGGCGCAGGTGCGATTGGTATACCGGGAGCGTTAACTAATCAGCCGCCATTACCCGCTGAAATACCAGAACAAGCTGGTGGCGCGACGACTCAGGCTCAATCGGGCAGCAGCCGCAAAGAAGCCACTCGAAATTATGAATTAGACACCACTATTAGTCATACCCGCTCGCAGGTGGGTGTGGTAAGACGTTTGAGCGTATCGGTGGCTCTTGATTACAATAGTCAAGTTTCTGACGCGGGTGAAACTAGCCGTGAGCCTCGTTCAGCCGAAGAGTTGGCTAACATTCGCCGCTTGTTACAAGGTGGTGTGGGCTTTAATCTGAGTCGTGGTGATACTTTAGAAGTGGTGAGCGTGCCGTTTTCTCGCCCAGAGTTGGTGAGTGAAGCTGATTTACCTATTTGGGAACAAGCTTGGTTCTGGCGTGCCATGCGAATTGCCGGCAGTGTCTTAGTATTAATCGTGTTGATTGTTGCGGTAGTACGCCCCATGCTAAATCGTATTCTTTCTTCGGGTGAAGAGAGTGAACATGCCGAGACCGATTTAGATGCAGCCTTAGCCGCTTACGAAAATGACGATGATCTACAGCTCATTTCAGCCGATAATACGGAAATAGATTTTGGCATTCGCGATGGTCAGCTTAAACTGCCAGACTTACATAAAGACGAAGACATGCTTAAAGCTGTTAGAGCCTTGGTGGCTAATGAACCAGACCTTGCAGCCATGGTGATCAAAGATTGGGTAATTAACGATGCCAAATGA
- the fliM gene encoding flagellar motor switch protein FliM, which yields MSDLLSQDEIDALLHGVDDIEEDVIEPEMSGSVVEFDFSSQDRIVRGRMPTLELVNERFARHMRISLFNMMRRTAEVSINGVQMIKFGEYVHTLFVPTSLNMVRFRPLKGTALITMEARLVFILVENFFGGDGRYHAKIEGREFTPTERRIIQMLLKLIFEDYVEAWAPVMDVGFDYLDSEVNPAMANIVSPTEVIVVSSFHIELDGGGGDFHIAMPYSMLEPIRELLDAGVQSDKQDTDQRWSSALTDEIMDVPVGLHTKLLETELTLRQLMELKAGDIIPIEMPETAMLYVEDLPSYRVKLGKKNEKMALKIDTKLKRPDTVKSDLELVVRNSRRSAKSEE from the coding sequence GTGAGCGATTTATTAAGCCAAGACGAAATCGATGCGCTGTTACACGGCGTAGACGATATAGAAGAGGATGTCATTGAGCCGGAGATGTCCGGCAGTGTGGTTGAATTTGACTTCTCTTCTCAAGATCGCATTGTGCGCGGGCGAATGCCCACCTTGGAGTTGGTTAACGAGCGCTTTGCCCGGCATATGCGGATCAGCCTGTTCAATATGATGCGTCGCACCGCAGAGGTGTCGATTAATGGCGTACAAATGATCAAATTTGGCGAGTACGTTCATACTTTGTTTGTACCCACCAGTTTAAATATGGTGCGTTTTCGTCCCTTAAAAGGCACCGCCCTCATTACCATGGAAGCACGTTTGGTGTTTATCTTGGTAGAAAATTTCTTTGGTGGAGACGGGCGTTATCACGCCAAGATTGAAGGGCGTGAATTTACTCCTACCGAGCGACGTATTATTCAAATGTTGTTGAAACTCATTTTTGAAGATTACGTCGAAGCATGGGCTCCGGTCATGGATGTGGGTTTTGACTATTTAGACTCAGAAGTTAACCCTGCCATGGCGAATATTGTTAGCCCAACAGAAGTTATTGTGGTGAGTTCTTTTCACATTGAACTTGACGGTGGTGGCGGCGATTTTCACATAGCCATGCCTTATTCGATGTTGGAACCTATTCGTGAATTACTCGATGCGGGGGTTCAAAGCGATAAGCAAGATACCGATCAACGCTGGAGCTCGGCTTTAACCGACGAAATCATGGATGTACCGGTGGGCTTGCATACTAAATTGTTGGAAACAGAGCTCACCCTACGCCAATTAATGGAGCTTAAGGCCGGAGATATTATCCCGATAGAAATGCCAGAAACGGCAATGTTATATGTTGAAGATCTACCGAGTTATCGAGTGAAACTGGGTAAGAAAAACGAAAAAATGGCGCTGAAAATCGATACCAAATTGAAACGCCCTGATACGGTTAAGAGTGATCTTGAATTGGTGGTAAGAAACAGCCGCCGCTCAGCTAAGAGCGAAGAGTGA